A window from Acropora palmata chromosome 14, jaAcrPala1.3, whole genome shotgun sequence encodes these proteins:
- the LOC141866491 gene encoding COX assembly mitochondrial protein 2 homolog, with the protein MHPSLAPHLHSECLKIIEQLHRCHEEHPVSKFLGKCNDIKRALNVCLKEEDLRKRRKNLEEARRKRKKLQEFCSDE; encoded by the exons ATGCATCCTTCCTTGGCACCTCATCTTCATAGCGaatgtttgaaaattataGAACAGCTTCATCGATGCCATGAGGAG CATCCTGTTAGCAAATTCCTGGGAAAGTGTAATGACATCAAAAGAGCATTGAATGTATGTTTGAAGGAAGAG GATttgagaaagagaagaaagaactTAGAAGaagcaagaagaaaaaggaaaaagctaCAAGAGTTTTGTTCAGATGAATAA
- the LOC141866138 gene encoding uncharacterized protein LOC141866138, with the protein MINDLDTNAQQWKYVDDTTVSEVVVKGGESHVQAIANRVIEWSHENRVQLNADKCKELRISFAKEQRVFDPIIIEGKEVELVTSTKLLGLTIANDLSWNDHVTEITKKASKRLYFLTQLKRAGVPKQDLALFYVSCVRSVIDYAAPVFFNGLPQYLKKELVRLEKRAVSVITSGKCNSAIEVRLTPILEHYYVLCSRLFENIVSDPNHKLKALLPPNYDNSRYNLRRQRHFNMPKLCTNRTSNTFIYAMSKQFGL; encoded by the coding sequence ATGATTAACGACCTTGATACGAACGCACAGCAATGGAAATATGTGGACGACACCACGGTGTCTGAGGTAGTAGTAAAGGGCGGAGAAAGTCACGTGCAAGCAATAGCTAACAGAGTAATTGAGTGGTCACACGAGAACAGAGTTCAACTAAACGCCGATAAGTGCAAAGAACTCAGGATCTCCTTTGCTAAAGAGCAAAGAGTCTTTGATCCCATCATCATAGAAGGAAAGGAGGTAGAGTTAGTCACTAGTACAAAGCTACTAGGCCTTACAATAGCGAACGATCTATCATGGAATGACCATGTAACTGAAATAACTAAAAAGGCTAGCAAGAGACTCTATTTCCTAACTCAGTTAAAGAGAGCGGGAGTTCCAAAACAAGATCTAGCACTGTTCTACGTATCGTGCGTGAGATCTGTTATTGATTATGCAGCACCTGTCTTTTTCAACGGTCTCCCCCAATACTTAAAGAAAGAGCTGGTACGGCTCGAGAAAAGAGCAGTATCAGTAATAACCTCAGGAAAATGCAATTCGGCAATAGAAGTGAGGTTAACACCCATTTTGGAGCATTATTACGTATTATGTAGCAggctttttgaaaacattgtcAGTGATCCAAACCATAAATTGAAGGCGCTCCTTCCACCAAACTATGACAATTCACGTTATAACTTAAGACGACAGCGTCATTTTAATATGCCAAAGCTTTGTACGAACAGAACAAGTAACACTTTTATATATGCGATGTCGAAACAGTTCGGGCTGTAG